A window of Pomacea canaliculata isolate SZHN2017 linkage group LG3, ASM307304v1, whole genome shotgun sequence contains these coding sequences:
- the LOC112560214 gene encoding prothoracicostatic peptide-like yields the protein MEILNLAVLSTGGLRCPPPVPRRRGPVVCLRPEARGAPQTDDVAILQDGESLEKRWPHDQWAAANNWRKKWMAMNPWGKRWTNQFATWGKRNWNERPFATWGKRRPDWNFATWGKRAWNDRQFATWGKRAWNNRQFATWGKRAGDSLPEGSSPNDVADLDFPEKKAWNQFVTWGKRVPSDDVNKRWNTMATWGKRSSSGDDISNHEDAISNGSGLDSEQQQHHQQLQQQGALSSDAAADKRWNSFATWGKKWNTMSTWGKRDNNAEDADSLDKRWRSMATWGKRDSADQGEARYKRSRLGPWGKRVRAEGWSVMPTWGKRGRGQWGVLSTWGKRAAGDRPGSGDDLAPSTDDVLLRLFDRDGNNALDLEEFGAFLNWMQAEQEQDFSQ from the exons ATGGAAATTCTAAACCTCGCCGTGCTTTCTACTGGCGGTCTGCGCTGTCCTCCACCTGTCCCTCGCCGACGAGGCCCTGTCGTCTGCCTCCGACCAGAAGCCAGAGGCGCCCCGCAGACCGATGACGTGGCCATTTTGCAGGACGGCGAGTCGCTAGAGAAGAGATGGCCCCACGACCAGTGGGCAGCGGCCAACAACTGGCGCAAGAAGTGGATGGCAATGAACCCGTGGGGCAAGCGCTGGACCAATCAGTTCGCTACGTGGGGCAAGCGGAACTGGAACGAACGACCTTTCGCTACTTGGGGCAAACGCCGACCGGACTGGAACTTCGCCACCTGGGGTAAACGAGCCTGGAATGATCGACAGTTCGCCACCTGGGGAAAACGGGCTTGGAACAACCGACAGTTTGCCACGTGGGGCAAGCGTGCTGGGGACTCTCTGCCTGAGGGCTCCTCCCCCAACGACGTCGCCGACCTAGACTTCCCGGAGAAAAAAGCCTGGAACCAGTTTGTCACCTGGGGCAAGAGAGTTCCATCTGATGACGTCAACAAGCGCTGGAACACCATGGCGACCTGGGGAAAACGGAGCAGCAGCGGTGACGACATCAGTAACCACGAAGACGCCATTTCCAACGGCAGCGGCCTGGACAgcgagcagcagcagcatcaccagCAGCTACAGCAGCAGGGGGCCTTGTCTTCTGACGCCGCCGCCGACAAGCGTTGGAACTCTTTTGCCACGTGGGGCAAAAAGTGGAATACCATGTCCACCTGGGGCAAGCGGGACAACAATGCCGAGGACGCGGACTCGCTGGACAAGAGGTGGAGGAGCATGGCCACCTGGGGCAAGCGGGACAGTGCCGATCAGGGTGAGGCCAGGTACAAGCGGAGTAGGCTGGGTCCTTGGGGCAAGCGCGTGCGCGCGGAGGGGTGGTCCGTCATGCCCACCTGGGGCAAGCGGGGCAGAGGTCAGTGGGGCGTCCTGTCCACGTGGGGCAAGCGGGCGGCCGGAGACAGACCCGGCAGCGGCGACGACTTGGCTCCGTCCACAGACGACGTACTGCTACGGCTGTTCGACAGGGACG GCAACAACGCCCTCGACTTAGAGGAGTTCGGCGCATTTCTCAACTGGATGCAAGCAGAGCAGGAACAAGACTTTTCACAGTGA